From one Streptomyces sp. Q6 genomic stretch:
- a CDS encoding TetR/AcrR family transcriptional regulator, with translation MLATDPGASIASIATEAGVDRRTVYRRFASRDELLAAIYTSRLEAIERSIEDARLREAPVAVALHRYVENIITVNRTWPVDLTHMLTDDGFRARRDACIAEVDTFLARATDEGLLRPGLPDGWASALLPQLMHLVSRERPELSPAQAADIVVDTLLHGLGAP, from the coding sequence ATGCTCGCCACCGACCCGGGCGCCAGCATCGCGAGCATCGCCACCGAGGCGGGTGTGGACCGGCGCACCGTCTACCGGCGCTTCGCCTCCCGCGACGAACTCCTCGCCGCCATCTACACATCCCGACTCGAAGCCATCGAACGCTCCATCGAGGACGCGCGGCTGCGCGAAGCACCCGTCGCCGTAGCCCTGCACCGCTACGTCGAGAACATCATCACCGTCAACCGCACCTGGCCCGTCGACCTCACGCACATGCTGACCGACGACGGCTTCCGCGCCCGCCGCGACGCCTGCATCGCCGAGGTCGACACCTTCCTGGCCCGTGCCACGGACGAGGGACTGCTCCGGCCCGGCCTGCCGGACGGCTGGGCGAGCGCCCTGCTCCCTCAGCTGATGCACCTCGTGTCCCGGGAGCGGCCCGAGCTGAGCCCGGCGCAGGCGGCGGACATCGTCGTCGACACCCTGCTGCACGGCCTCGGAGCACCCTGA
- a CDS encoding MDR family MFS transporter — MSALILAVLLAALDQTIVSTALPRMAQDLNGFDDIAWVSAAYLLASTAVTPLWGKLGDMFGRKRLYLASTSVFLIASVACGLAQNLPELIGARVLQGVGGGGMIVLTFALVGDIVAPSERGRYQGMFGSVYGVASIVGPLLGGIFTDRLSWRWAFLINLPVGVVAVAIAARALPTTTRGAKARIDYLGATVLAAIATGLVLITSFGERWGWGSPGIVGLIAATVVLGALLVPVERRAAAPVLPPAMLGSRIVVFSSLIGFFANAAMFAVLVYLPTCLQIVHGVSATLSGVYLLPLVAGLVVSQFLAGRWAAHVERLRVILLAGLTANLTGLLLLSTIGATTGTLVLSVYFLVTGVGIGMVPMVVLTTVQNSVPATDLGAASAVVTFSRSIGAAFGVAVFGTLLNTGFADRTRSLPTDGGFDAARPDTIGHLPAAARDTARDAFAHATATGYLWIAPALAVGIVLALFLKPARKTDGGTAPEEPQLVARDDRHLGRRAVTRTVK; from the coding sequence ATGAGCGCGCTGATCCTCGCGGTCCTCCTGGCCGCACTGGACCAGACGATCGTCTCCACCGCACTGCCCCGGATGGCGCAGGACCTGAACGGGTTCGACGACATCGCCTGGGTCAGCGCCGCATACCTCCTCGCCTCCACGGCGGTGACGCCGCTGTGGGGCAAGCTCGGCGACATGTTCGGCCGTAAGCGGCTCTACCTGGCGTCCACCTCGGTCTTCCTGATCGCATCCGTGGCATGCGGTCTGGCGCAGAACCTGCCTGAGCTGATCGGCGCCCGCGTACTCCAGGGCGTGGGCGGCGGCGGCATGATCGTGCTGACGTTCGCCCTCGTCGGCGACATCGTCGCCCCGAGCGAACGCGGCCGCTACCAGGGCATGTTCGGCTCGGTCTACGGCGTGGCCAGCATCGTCGGCCCGCTGCTGGGCGGCATCTTCACCGATCGGTTGTCCTGGCGCTGGGCCTTCCTGATCAATCTGCCCGTCGGCGTCGTCGCCGTGGCCATCGCCGCCCGTGCGCTGCCCACCACGACCCGTGGCGCCAAGGCCCGCATCGACTACCTCGGCGCCACCGTTCTGGCCGCCATCGCCACCGGGCTGGTCCTGATCACGTCCTTCGGCGAGCGCTGGGGCTGGGGCTCACCGGGCATCGTCGGCCTGATCGCCGCCACAGTCGTCCTCGGCGCGCTCCTGGTGCCGGTCGAGCGCCGCGCCGCCGCCCCGGTGCTGCCGCCGGCCATGCTCGGTTCCAGGATCGTGGTCTTCTCCTCGCTGATCGGCTTCTTCGCCAACGCCGCCATGTTCGCCGTTCTCGTCTATCTGCCGACCTGTCTCCAGATAGTCCACGGTGTCTCGGCGACACTCTCCGGCGTCTACCTGCTCCCGTTGGTCGCCGGTCTCGTCGTCAGCCAGTTTCTGGCCGGACGCTGGGCCGCGCACGTGGAGCGGCTGCGGGTGATCCTGCTCGCCGGGCTCACCGCCAACCTCACCGGGCTGCTCCTGCTGAGCACCATCGGCGCCACCACCGGCACCCTGGTGCTGAGCGTCTACTTCCTCGTCACCGGCGTCGGTATCGGCATGGTCCCCATGGTTGTACTGACCACGGTCCAGAACAGCGTGCCCGCCACCGATCTGGGCGCCGCCAGCGCCGTCGTCACCTTCTCCCGCTCCATCGGCGCGGCCTTCGGAGTCGCCGTCTTCGGCACCCTGCTCAACACTGGCTTCGCCGACCGCACCCGGAGTCTGCCGACCGACGGAGGCTTCGACGCCGCCCGCCCCGACACCATCGGCCACCTGCCCGCCGCCGCGCGCGACACCGCACGGGACGCCTTCGCTCACGCGACAGCCACGGGTTACCTCTGGATCGCCCCCGCCCTCGCCGTCGGCATCGTGCTCGCCCTCTTCCTCAAGCCGGCCCGAAAGACCGACGGCGGGACCGCACCTGAGGAACCTCAGCTCGTCGCACGAGACGACCGACACCTCGGCCGACGCGCTGTGACTCGCACCGTCAAGTGA
- a CDS encoding Bax inhibitor-1/YccA family membrane protein, producing MTSSNPVLARPQFARRGGPKTAARDPRSGMAVAPGRTTAVPGPIRDDDLAPLPLPVADLMTMDSVVARAALGLASSTLAAVVSWTLLEHVPIGTAAAYGITTGTGLAGTALVWIQRRRNLLSPAMTLTFAVVQGVFLAALSASVSRHLAPGVLVQLVLGTMAGCAGVLAARALHWMRAGRRFVPLAGAGLLGLGFLALADVVLFPLLYADGLGLSTPGLGVCAGLVGVALAASFLSLHLGKVVDGITCGAPGNLSWTAAFGLTLTLTWLYVETIRLFTLYPSDELY from the coding sequence ATGACCAGCAGCAACCCCGTACTCGCCCGACCGCAGTTCGCTCGGCGCGGTGGGCCGAAGACGGCGGCCAGGGACCCCCGGTCGGGGATGGCCGTCGCGCCGGGCCGGACCACGGCAGTCCCTGGCCCGATCCGCGATGACGATCTCGCACCCCTGCCCCTCCCCGTCGCCGACCTGATGACGATGGACTCCGTCGTCGCCCGTGCCGCACTGGGGCTCGCGTCGAGCACCCTCGCTGCCGTGGTGTCGTGGACCCTGCTGGAGCACGTTCCGATCGGTACGGCCGCGGCCTACGGCATCACCACCGGTACCGGGCTGGCAGGCACCGCACTCGTCTGGATACAGCGCCGCAGGAATCTTCTCTCGCCGGCCATGACCCTGACGTTCGCCGTGGTCCAGGGTGTGTTCCTCGCGGCGCTTTCGGCGTCCGTCTCGCGCCACCTCGCACCAGGTGTCCTCGTGCAGTTGGTGCTGGGGACGATGGCCGGTTGTGCCGGGGTCCTCGCCGCTCGGGCCCTCCACTGGATGCGGGCAGGTCGCCGCTTCGTGCCGCTCGCCGGAGCCGGGCTCCTCGGACTGGGGTTCCTCGCCCTCGCCGACGTGGTCCTGTTTCCCCTCCTGTACGCCGACGGGCTCGGCCTGAGCACCCCTGGTCTCGGAGTCTGCGCGGGCCTCGTGGGCGTCGCCCTGGCGGCGTCCTTCCTGTCCCTGCACCTCGGGAAGGTCGTGGACGGCATCACGTGCGGTGCGCCCGGAAACCTGTCCTGGACAGCCGCGTTCGGGCTCACTTTGACCCTGACCTGGTTGTACGTGGAGACGATCAGGCTGTTCACGCTCTACCCGTCGGATGAGCTCTACTGA